The following are from one region of the Jatrophihabitans telluris genome:
- a CDS encoding FUSC family protein yields MRPMMSLLDWLSTHDPGYSALRRATRTAIVMPSLFALGTQVIGNGEVATFAAFGSFALLLLVDFSGPMRERLQAQVALSVAGAVLVCLATLASRSVWLAAASMTVVGFAVLFSGVVSSVLAGATTSLLLAFILPVSLPGAASAIPDRLAGWAMASAVSWLAIALLWPAPARDALRQPTIVACRALAQRLRADVAFALAGDQPDLEILAEDRRQNIAAASDAVAAVHRNFLATPYRPTGLSTGARSLVRLVDELNWLQSIVVQADSMPGPRPDSPTRRPACAVKLAAADVLDRGADLLGAIGASSTGPDALHQATKALEHAVTAVERSATTTLPVRRLPAATARTDPRGSGELESDELEFVSALDPSFRAQELSYAVGQIARNIDLTAAAERRGWLERLLGRQPAGIGGTLASAGERAGAHVERHSVWLHNSIRGAVGLGLAVFIANRTGVQHSFWVVLGTLSVLRSNALNTGQNVLRGLLGTVAGFVIGAVLLAVIGTSPTVLWVLLPIAILLAGVAPAAISFAAGQAAFTLTLVILFNIIQPAGWRIGLLRVEDIALGCAISLAVGLLFWPRGARAALRRALAEAYVDSAQYLVDAVEFGLQRCDPAAGPARTAGPSAEAVRAAAASRRLDDTFRGYLAERGAKPLPLSEVTSLVTGVAGLRLAADAVLDLWQRDEGEPDGDRAVARKQLRLAAEQVRDWYDRLAASLLGDGPPPDPQGHDKRADARLVEAVRHDLAAADGTASPTAVRMIWTAEHLDAARRLQHSIAGPARTAVAGSRFARMVP; encoded by the coding sequence ATGAGGCCCATGATGTCGTTGCTCGACTGGCTGTCCACACACGACCCGGGATACTCGGCGCTGCGACGTGCCACCCGGACCGCGATCGTGATGCCGAGCTTGTTCGCGCTGGGCACCCAGGTGATCGGCAACGGTGAGGTGGCGACCTTCGCCGCGTTCGGCTCGTTCGCGCTGCTGTTGCTCGTTGACTTCTCCGGCCCGATGCGCGAACGGCTGCAGGCCCAGGTGGCGCTGTCGGTCGCCGGCGCGGTGCTGGTGTGCCTGGCCACCCTGGCTTCCCGGTCGGTGTGGCTGGCCGCCGCCTCCATGACGGTCGTCGGCTTCGCGGTGCTCTTCTCGGGTGTGGTCAGCTCTGTGCTCGCCGGGGCGACCACCTCCCTACTGCTGGCCTTCATCCTGCCGGTGTCCTTGCCCGGCGCCGCGTCGGCCATCCCGGACCGCCTCGCGGGTTGGGCGATGGCCTCAGCGGTGTCGTGGTTGGCGATCGCGCTGTTGTGGCCCGCTCCCGCCCGTGACGCGCTGCGCCAGCCGACCATCGTGGCCTGCCGAGCCCTGGCCCAGCGACTACGAGCCGACGTCGCGTTCGCATTGGCCGGCGACCAGCCGGACCTGGAGATCCTGGCCGAGGACCGTCGCCAGAACATCGCCGCCGCCTCCGACGCGGTGGCCGCCGTGCACCGCAACTTCCTCGCCACTCCGTACCGGCCGACCGGCCTGTCCACCGGGGCGCGATCGCTGGTGCGGCTCGTGGACGAGCTGAACTGGCTGCAGAGCATCGTGGTGCAGGCCGACTCGATGCCGGGTCCGCGGCCCGACAGCCCCACCCGGCGCCCTGCCTGCGCGGTCAAGCTGGCCGCCGCCGACGTGCTCGATCGTGGCGCGGATCTGCTCGGAGCAATCGGAGCAAGCAGCACCGGGCCCGACGCGCTGCATCAGGCGACGAAGGCGCTGGAACACGCCGTGACCGCCGTCGAGCGCTCCGCGACCACCACCCTGCCGGTGCGCCGGTTGCCGGCCGCCACGGCGCGGACCGACCCGCGGGGGTCCGGCGAGCTCGAATCCGACGAGCTGGAGTTCGTGAGCGCGCTCGACCCGAGCTTCCGGGCGCAGGAGTTGAGCTACGCCGTCGGCCAGATCGCCCGCAACATCGACCTGACCGCGGCGGCCGAACGCCGTGGCTGGCTGGAGCGGTTGCTCGGGCGGCAACCCGCCGGCATCGGCGGCACGCTCGCCTCGGCGGGTGAACGGGCCGGTGCCCACGTCGAGCGGCACTCGGTCTGGTTGCACAACAGCATCAGGGGGGCCGTCGGCCTCGGCCTGGCGGTCTTCATCGCCAACCGCACCGGCGTCCAGCACTCCTTCTGGGTCGTGCTGGGCACCCTGTCGGTCCTGCGGTCCAACGCGCTGAACACCGGCCAGAACGTCCTGCGTGGACTCCTCGGAACGGTGGCCGGGTTCGTGATCGGCGCCGTGCTGCTGGCCGTCATCGGCACCAGCCCGACCGTGCTGTGGGTCCTGCTGCCGATCGCGATCCTGCTCGCCGGCGTCGCGCCGGCGGCGATCTCGTTCGCGGCCGGCCAGGCCGCCTTCACGCTCACCCTGGTCATCCTGTTCAACATCATTCAACCGGCCGGCTGGCGAATCGGCCTGCTGCGGGTCGAGGACATCGCGCTCGGCTGCGCCATCAGCCTGGCCGTCGGGTTGCTGTTCTGGCCGCGAGGCGCCAGGGCCGCGTTGCGAAGGGCCCTGGCCGAGGCCTACGTCGACAGCGCCCAATACCTGGTCGACGCCGTGGAGTTCGGCCTGCAACGCTGCGACCCAGCCGCGGGCCCAGCCCGCACGGCAGGCCCGAGCGCCGAGGCGGTGCGCGCCGCCGCGGCCTCCCGCCGGCTCGACGACACCTTCCGCGGTTACCTCGCCGAGCGTGGCGCCAAGCCGCTACCGCTGTCCGAGGTCACCAGCCTGGTGACCGGCGTTGCCGGCTTGCGGCTGGCGGCTGATGCCGTGCTGGACCTGTGGCAGCGTGATGAGGGCGAACCCGACGGAGACCGCGCGGTGGCGCGCAAGCAACTGCGGCTCGCGGCCGAGCAGGTTCGCGACTGGTACGACCGGCTGGCCGCCAGTCTGCTCGGGGACGGGCCCCCGCCGGATCCGCAGGGCCACGACAAGCGCGCCGACGCCCGGCTGGTCGAGGCGGTCCGGCACGACCTGGCGGCCGCGGACGGAACCGCGAGCCCCACCGCGGTACGGATGATCTGGACGGCCGAGCATCTGGACGCCGCGCGCCGGTTGCAGCACAGCATTGCCGGGCCCGCCCGGACCGCCGTCGCGGGATCGCGATTTGCGAGGATGGTGCCGTGA
- a CDS encoding glycoside hydrolase family 3 N-terminal domain-containing protein — protein MTIDPDIRRLTLSTLLLSFVGPVPPNWLLDALADGLGGVVLFGSNLGEGSAVARLTGTLRSAAGGRALVLAIDEEGGEVTRLDTGRGSASPGAGALGHLDEPATTEAVYAAIGQRMSEAGLTLDLAPVADVNSDPGNPVIGLRSFSADPHVAARHVAAAVRGLQSSGIAACLKHFPGHGATATDSHHEVAVLKRTRAELADTELVPFRAGIEAGARAVMTGHLLVPDLDADRLATVSPVITTDLLRGELGFDGTVFTDALEMRAVSANLGMVEGFVQALIAGADAVETGALDYPELVSALPAAAAAALDEGRLSEKRLADAAERTSHLASLTPPSLTPPSREPLSASGPGALAAEPDALADRCLQVLGTVPTLRRPLVIECRTPGGMASGELPWSLGRPLSALLSGTDTVEVTESSDVAAIARRAAGRDLVVLVRDVLGQPWQRRILALAGEPAAGFGGDQDRSRAVCVVDAGWPSQTFDAAALIRTRGVSPGLLAAAARLLAGGGAR, from the coding sequence GTGACGATCGATCCGGACATTCGCCGGCTGACCCTGTCCACGCTGTTGCTCAGCTTCGTCGGCCCGGTGCCACCGAACTGGTTGCTCGACGCGCTGGCCGATGGTCTTGGCGGGGTCGTGTTGTTCGGCTCGAACCTGGGCGAGGGATCAGCGGTAGCGCGCCTGACCGGGACGCTGCGTTCGGCCGCGGGCGGCCGGGCGCTCGTGCTGGCGATCGACGAAGAAGGCGGGGAGGTCACTCGCCTGGACACCGGTCGGGGCAGTGCCTCACCCGGAGCCGGAGCGCTCGGTCACCTCGATGAGCCGGCCACCACCGAGGCGGTCTACGCGGCGATCGGGCAGCGGATGTCCGAGGCGGGACTGACCTTGGACCTGGCGCCGGTCGCGGACGTGAACTCCGATCCAGGTAATCCGGTGATCGGGCTCCGCTCCTTCAGTGCCGATCCGCACGTCGCGGCCCGGCACGTGGCGGCAGCGGTGCGCGGTCTGCAATCGAGCGGGATCGCCGCCTGTCTGAAGCACTTTCCCGGCCACGGGGCCACCGCGACGGATTCCCATCACGAGGTCGCGGTGCTGAAGCGGACCCGAGCCGAACTGGCCGACACCGAATTGGTCCCGTTCCGCGCGGGCATCGAAGCGGGGGCACGAGCGGTCATGACCGGCCACCTGCTGGTGCCCGACCTCGACGCGGACCGGTTGGCGACGGTGAGCCCGGTGATCACCACCGATCTCCTCCGCGGCGAACTGGGCTTCGACGGGACCGTGTTCACCGATGCACTGGAAATGCGCGCCGTGTCGGCGAACCTCGGCATGGTCGAGGGTTTCGTCCAAGCGCTGATCGCCGGCGCGGACGCCGTCGAGACCGGTGCGCTCGACTACCCCGAACTGGTCTCGGCCCTCCCGGCGGCTGCGGCTGCCGCGCTCGACGAGGGTCGCCTGTCGGAGAAGCGACTGGCCGACGCGGCCGAGCGCACATCACACCTTGCCTCGCTCACGCCGCCCTCGCTCACGCCGCCCTCGCGCGAACCGCTCTCGGCTAGCGGGCCGGGCGCCCTGGCCGCCGAGCCGGACGCGCTCGCCGACCGTTGCCTGCAGGTGCTGGGCACGGTGCCCACGCTGCGGCGCCCGCTGGTGATCGAGTGCCGTACGCCCGGCGGCATGGCCTCCGGTGAGCTTCCGTGGTCGCTCGGCCGGCCCCTGAGCGCGCTGCTGAGCGGCACCGACACCGTCGAGGTCACCGAGTCCAGCGACGTGGCGGCGATAGCGCGCCGGGCCGCCGGCCGCGACCTCGTCGTGCTCGTGCGCGACGTGCTCGGCCAACCCTGGCAGCGACGAATCCTCGCCCTCGCCGGCGAACCGGCCGCGGGGTTCGGCGGCGACCAGGATCGGTCGCGCGCGGTGTGCGTGGTCGATGCCGGGTGGCCGAGCCAGACCTTCGACGCGGCCGCGCTCATCCGAACCCGTGGTGTCTCGCCGGGTCTGCTCGCGGCCGCGGCGCGCCTGTTGGCCGGCGGTGGTGCCCGATGA
- a CDS encoding N-acetylmuramic acid 6-phosphate etherase, whose amino-acid sequence MRRPELDLLASEEVVMLLLDAEARVVPAARLAVPAIAEGAQLLSECLGHGGRLIFVGAGTSGRIAAAEAAELPGTFGLSRKQILCRVAGGLNGTDDDEDDVDGARRDVAELALTPRDAVIAVAASGSTPYTLAVAEAAVAFGCALIAVVTRAGSPLVARAQVGIEVLVGAEVLQGSTRLTAGTSQKVALNALTTAAMARSGRVHGDLMIDVVAANAKLEQRAAAIVADIAGCAPERAERALRDCGGNARAAVLVIVSGLDPAAARAKAAAAPSLRAALNR is encoded by the coding sequence ATGAGGCGTCCCGAGTTGGACCTGCTGGCCAGCGAGGAGGTGGTGATGTTGCTGCTGGACGCGGAGGCCCGGGTGGTTCCGGCGGCGCGCCTGGCCGTACCGGCGATTGCCGAGGGCGCGCAGCTGCTGTCGGAGTGTCTGGGCCACGGTGGTCGGCTGATCTTCGTCGGCGCCGGCACCTCCGGACGCATCGCGGCGGCCGAGGCGGCTGAGCTGCCCGGCACTTTCGGCCTGTCCCGCAAGCAGATTCTCTGTCGGGTCGCCGGTGGTCTGAACGGTACCGACGACGACGAGGACGATGTGGACGGCGCTCGGCGCGACGTGGCCGAACTGGCCCTCACGCCCCGGGACGCGGTCATCGCGGTGGCGGCCAGCGGGAGTACGCCCTACACCCTGGCCGTCGCCGAGGCCGCGGTCGCGTTCGGCTGCGCACTGATCGCGGTGGTCACCCGAGCGGGCTCGCCGCTGGTGGCCCGTGCCCAGGTCGGCATCGAGGTCCTCGTCGGCGCCGAGGTGTTGCAAGGCTCGACGCGGCTCACGGCCGGAACCTCGCAGAAGGTCGCTCTCAACGCGCTCACCACCGCGGCGATGGCCCGCAGCGGGCGCGTCCACGGCGATCTGATGATCGATGTGGTCGCGGCCAACGCCAAACTCGAGCAACGCGCGGCCGCCATCGTCGCCGACATCGCCGGCTGCGCCCCCGAGCGTGCCGAACGCGCCTTGCGGGACTGTGGCGGAAACGCTCGTGCGGCAGTGTTGGTCATCGTCAGCGGTCTCGACCCGGCGGCGGCCCGGGCGAAGGCCGCCGCCGCCCCGTCGCTGCGGGCCGCGCTCAACCGCTAG
- a CDS encoding extracellular solute-binding protein: MKRTVAGAIVLAAAVAMTATACSSNSSSDKSSGGKSTLSTDGKGKTITVWLQSDAQKGWPAVVDQATQRFEAATGAKVSVQWQQWSNYTTKLDSTFAGTSGVPDVVELGNTQTASYIAGGAFTDLTSAKSQFENSSSWLQGLAESGTSSDGKLMAIPYYAGSRVVIYRKDLWDKAGVTTPPTSIAELNADLDKVKAANAGDSHFSAFYMPGKYWYAAMSFVYGAGGKIADKSGGKWSGQLSSAQAQQGLTQWQTLATKYSTGGATKDESDQDAIMAQGHVAAIAGNGWEVGTVTDAKTGNPKLASVLSTFPMPGTAAGQYTPSFLGGSDLAVPAKAPHAGLGAQWVKYFTDNTSQTALAKFAIPNTTSLLSVYEKQAQANQSTGEAAKNTWFVPNTPNWASVESNNILQNMLESIATGKSSVAAAAATADGQVASTLNAAG, encoded by the coding sequence TTGAAGCGCACAGTAGCGGGCGCCATCGTCCTGGCAGCGGCGGTGGCCATGACGGCCACCGCGTGCAGCTCCAACTCTTCGTCGGACAAGTCCTCCGGCGGCAAGAGCACGTTGAGCACCGACGGAAAAGGGAAAACGATCACCGTCTGGTTGCAGAGCGATGCTCAGAAGGGCTGGCCGGCCGTCGTCGACCAGGCCACCCAGCGTTTCGAGGCTGCGACCGGCGCCAAGGTCAGCGTGCAGTGGCAGCAGTGGTCGAACTACACCACCAAGCTGGACTCGACCTTCGCCGGCACCAGTGGCGTCCCGGACGTGGTCGAGCTGGGCAACACCCAGACCGCGTCCTACATCGCCGGTGGCGCCTTCACCGACCTGACCTCGGCCAAGAGCCAGTTCGAGAACTCCAGCAGCTGGTTGCAGGGGTTGGCTGAGTCCGGGACCTCCTCCGACGGCAAGCTGATGGCGATCCCGTACTACGCCGGCAGCCGCGTCGTCATCTACCGCAAGGACCTGTGGGACAAGGCGGGCGTGACCACGCCACCGACCTCGATCGCGGAACTGAACGCCGACCTGGACAAGGTCAAGGCCGCCAACGCCGGCGATTCCCACTTCTCCGCCTTCTACATGCCGGGAAAGTACTGGTACGCCGCGATGTCGTTCGTCTACGGCGCCGGTGGCAAGATCGCCGACAAGAGCGGGGGAAAGTGGAGCGGACAGCTGTCAAGCGCGCAGGCACAACAGGGCCTGACCCAGTGGCAGACCTTGGCCACGAAGTACTCCACCGGCGGTGCGACCAAGGACGAATCGGACCAGGACGCCATCATGGCGCAGGGTCATGTCGCCGCCATCGCCGGTAACGGCTGGGAGGTCGGGACGGTCACCGATGCCAAGACCGGCAATCCGAAACTCGCGTCGGTGTTGTCCACCTTCCCCATGCCCGGCACCGCGGCCGGTCAGTACACGCCGTCCTTCCTCGGAGGCTCCGACCTTGCCGTGCCGGCCAAGGCCCCCCATGCCGGTCTGGGCGCACAGTGGGTGAAGTACTTCACCGACAACACCAGCCAGACCGCGCTGGCCAAGTTCGCGATCCCGAACACCACCTCGCTGCTGAGCGTGTATGAGAAGCAGGCGCAGGCCAACCAGTCGACCGGTGAGGCGGCCAAGAACACCTGGTTCGTTCCCAACACCCCGAACTGGGCGAGCGTGGAGAGCAACAACATCCTGCAGAACATGCTCGAATCGATCGCCACCGGAAAGTCGAGCGTGGCCGCTGCGGCCGCCACGGCCGACGGTCAGGTCGCCAGCACGCTGAACGCCGCCGGCTGA
- a CDS encoding carbohydrate ABC transporter permease, with protein sequence MSVLPGTVAPGPSAKRRRPGRPRLAYLLILPATAVLAAVVGWPLVKIVQLSVQQQLSGKYALFHGGANSPYVGLRNYSRILSDSGFWTVAVRTAVFTAINVGLSLLIGMALALLLNRVSRWARVLLVAVLLFAWAVPSTVSTQVFYWLFSNQYGAVNYLLDALPGVHLAGHDWFADPHQGLAVITAVVVWGAIPLLAISLHAGITQIPREILEAATCDGASPWQAFRSVVLPYLTPLLVILTTLSVIWDFGVFNQIWFMRNGHPEPGYQTLGIYLYANGIGSSHYNDGATIAVLMMLCLLVVMVVYIRQLFRIGDAQ encoded by the coding sequence ATGAGCGTCCTGCCCGGCACGGTCGCGCCCGGACCGTCGGCCAAGCGCCGGCGGCCCGGGCGCCCCCGCCTTGCGTATCTGCTGATCCTGCCCGCCACGGCGGTGCTGGCCGCAGTAGTGGGGTGGCCGCTGGTCAAGATCGTCCAGCTGTCGGTTCAGCAGCAGCTGTCGGGCAAGTACGCACTGTTCCACGGCGGCGCCAACAGCCCGTATGTCGGGCTGAGGAATTACAGCAGGATCCTCAGCGACTCCGGTTTCTGGACGGTGGCCGTCCGCACCGCCGTGTTCACCGCGATCAACGTGGGGCTGAGCCTGCTGATCGGGATGGCCCTGGCGCTATTGCTCAACCGGGTCTCTCGGTGGGCGCGGGTGCTGCTCGTGGCGGTCCTGCTGTTCGCGTGGGCCGTCCCGTCCACCGTCTCCACCCAAGTGTTCTACTGGCTGTTCTCCAACCAGTACGGCGCGGTCAACTACCTGCTCGATGCGCTGCCGGGAGTCCACCTGGCCGGCCACGACTGGTTCGCCGATCCTCACCAGGGCCTGGCCGTCATCACCGCGGTCGTGGTCTGGGGCGCGATCCCGCTGCTGGCGATCTCCCTGCACGCCGGAATCACGCAGATTCCCAGGGAGATTCTCGAGGCGGCCACCTGCGACGGCGCGAGCCCGTGGCAAGCCTTTCGCAGCGTGGTGCTGCCCTACCTCACTCCGCTGCTGGTCATCCTCACGACGCTGTCGGTGATCTGGGACTTCGGGGTGTTCAACCAGATCTGGTTCATGCGCAACGGGCACCCGGAACCCGGCTACCAGACGCTCGGAATCTATCTGTACGCAAACGGGATCGGCAGCAGCCACTACAACGACGGGGCGACGATCGCGGTGCTGATGATGTTGTGTCTGCTCGTGGTGATGGTGGTCTACATCCGGCAGCTGTTCCGGATCGGGGACGCGCAGTGA
- a CDS encoding carbohydrate ABC transporter permease: protein MTATVRTGAAAATSAPHTPSVAVRRRRFSRKQYRTGGWNLVAVLVSIVMGFPIYWMLLTAFKTSSDINRTTPLFVVTHPTLRGFREVLGDEIFRRNLLNTALVTISAVLISIVIGFFGALAIARFRFAGRKVFIFAVLIVQMIPLLALAIPLSLLLDRFQLKNSLTGLVLAYLMFTMPYTIWTLRTFIANIPIELDEAALVDGCSRWQTFYKIILPLVAPGLIATGVYGWILAWNEFVLANTLLLDNRKQTSMIYLLVFQSSPTHGADYGGLMAAATLTSLPVVTLFVLFQSRISAGLTAGAVKG, encoded by the coding sequence GTGACCGCCACCGTCCGCACGGGCGCCGCGGCGGCGACGAGCGCACCGCACACACCATCCGTCGCCGTGCGTCGCCGTCGCTTCTCACGCAAGCAGTACCGCACCGGTGGCTGGAACCTGGTCGCTGTGCTCGTCTCGATCGTGATGGGCTTTCCCATCTACTGGATGCTGCTGACCGCGTTCAAGACGAGTAGCGACATCAACCGCACGACTCCGTTGTTCGTCGTCACCCATCCCACGCTGCGTGGTTTCCGCGAGGTGCTCGGTGACGAGATCTTCCGGCGCAACCTGCTCAACACCGCCCTCGTGACCATCAGCGCGGTCCTCATCAGCATCGTGATCGGCTTCTTCGGGGCGCTGGCCATCGCGCGGTTCCGCTTCGCCGGCCGCAAGGTATTCATCTTCGCCGTGTTGATCGTGCAGATGATTCCCCTGCTGGCGCTGGCGATTCCGCTGTCATTGCTGCTGGACCGGTTCCAGCTGAAGAACAGCCTGACCGGCCTGGTGCTGGCGTACCTGATGTTCACCATGCCCTACACGATCTGGACGCTGCGCACCTTCATCGCCAACATCCCCATCGAACTGGACGAGGCCGCGCTGGTGGACGGATGCAGTCGCTGGCAGACGTTCTACAAGATCATCCTGCCGCTGGTCGCACCCGGTCTCATCGCAACGGGCGTCTACGGCTGGATCCTGGCCTGGAACGAGTTCGTCCTCGCGAACACGCTCCTGCTGGACAATCGCAAGCAGACGTCGATGATCTATCTGCTGGTGTTTCAATCCAGTCCCACGCACGGCGCCGATTACGGAGGCCTGATGGCGGCGGCGACCCTGACCTCGCTGCCGGTGGTGACGTTGTTCGTGCTGTTCCAGAGCCGGATCTCGGCCGGCCTGACGGCGGGAGCGGTCAAGGGATGA
- the nagA gene encoding N-acetylglucosamine-6-phosphate deacetylase produces the protein MNDIVLTGARVVTPEGELATGQVRVVDGRIAEVGSSSPDGGQLAAAAPSIAALAPSSGAVEVVRLHDGWIVPGFIDLHVHGGGGFDVTRGPQDMASAVAFHRAHGTTRTLVSLMAQPVEALTEQLQWVSALTADGTVGGAHLEGPFLNSTRCGAQRPENLIAPDPLVLRKLLEAGQGSVATMTVAPELPGAIELIGELVASGVRAAVGHTDASYDQAMAGFEAGASLATHLFNAMGSFSHREPGPAVAALDSGAYLEMINDGVHVHNALTRLVAGSAGDRLAFITDAISATGVGDGEYSLGDQRVLVRQGQARLPELHSLAGSTLTMDEAFRRAVLTLGMSVGQAVSATSSVPAAVLGLSGRCGAIAVGLDADLVVLDENFALRRVMIGGRWL, from the coding sequence ATGAACGACATCGTGCTGACCGGAGCCCGGGTGGTGACTCCGGAAGGCGAACTCGCCACCGGCCAGGTCCGCGTCGTCGACGGCCGGATTGCCGAGGTCGGTTCGTCGTCCCCGGACGGCGGACAGCTCGCCGCCGCCGCACCATCGATCGCTGCCCTCGCACCGTCGAGCGGCGCCGTTGAGGTCGTGCGGCTCCACGATGGCTGGATCGTGCCCGGGTTCATCGATCTGCACGTGCACGGCGGCGGCGGTTTCGACGTCACGCGAGGGCCGCAGGACATGGCGTCGGCGGTGGCCTTCCACCGTGCTCATGGCACGACGAGGACGCTGGTCTCGTTGATGGCTCAGCCGGTCGAGGCGTTGACCGAGCAGCTGCAATGGGTCTCGGCGCTGACCGCGGACGGGACGGTCGGAGGTGCCCACCTGGAAGGGCCGTTCCTGAACTCGACCCGCTGCGGTGCGCAGCGTCCGGAGAACCTCATCGCCCCCGATCCGCTGGTGCTGCGCAAACTCCTGGAAGCCGGCCAAGGGTCGGTGGCGACCATGACGGTCGCGCCCGAACTGCCCGGTGCGATCGAGCTCATCGGTGAGCTGGTGGCCAGCGGTGTGCGTGCCGCGGTCGGTCACACCGACGCCAGCTACGACCAGGCGATGGCCGGATTCGAAGCCGGTGCGAGCCTGGCCACGCACCTGTTCAACGCGATGGGCAGCTTCAGCCATCGCGAGCCCGGACCGGCGGTCGCCGCGCTGGACTCGGGGGCTTACCTGGAGATGATCAACGACGGCGTGCACGTCCACAACGCGCTCACCCGGCTGGTCGCCGGTTCGGCCGGTGACCGGCTGGCTTTCATCACCGACGCGATCAGCGCGACCGGCGTGGGCGACGGGGAGTACAGCCTGGGCGACCAGCGTGTCTTGGTGCGACAGGGGCAGGCTCGGCTGCCCGAACTGCACAGCCTGGCCGGCAGCACGCTGACGATGGACGAGGCCTTCCGCCGGGCGGTACTCACCCTCGGGATGAGTGTCGGCCAGGCGGTCTCGGCGACGTCGTCGGTGCCGGCGGCGGTGCTCGGACTGTCCGGGCGCTGCGGGGCGATCGCGGTCGGCCTCGACGCCGATCTGGTCGTGCTGGACGAGAACTTCGCTCTGCGCCGGGTGATGATCGGTGGCCGATGGCTCTGA
- a CDS encoding Gfo/Idh/MocA family protein has product MSALSSPAVRFGVVGLGWRSEFFLRLARLLPDELELTGIAVRRPAAAERAGAEWGVPIFDSPEELVRTGRPQFVITALPWTVNPEVIGTVVGLGCRVLSETPPAPDIAGLHRLWDQVGAGGQVQVAEQYLRLPGHAARSALLQRGVIGEPTSVQVSSTHTYHAIAMMRGLLGARTAPATVSARRFQAPLVDPLTRAGWTHDEQPKPAGTVIATLEFPAGTGLYDFTDNQWHNQLRHRRIVIRGSRGEIADDDVVYLAGPEAILRSKLIRSQLGHDLNLDGYDTEHISFNGEIVFRNPMLGHRLMDEEIAIASVLRDTARWSVDEGPAPYPLAEACHDHRLGLAIDESVATGQDVRVDTEPWMAQLGPRA; this is encoded by the coding sequence GTGAGCGCATTGTCCAGCCCAGCCGTCCGTTTCGGCGTCGTCGGCCTCGGCTGGCGCTCGGAGTTCTTCCTCCGGTTGGCCCGGTTGCTGCCCGACGAACTGGAGCTCACCGGGATCGCGGTCCGCCGTCCAGCAGCGGCCGAACGGGCCGGCGCCGAGTGGGGCGTGCCGATTTTCGACTCACCGGAGGAACTCGTCCGGACGGGCCGACCGCAGTTCGTGATCACCGCGCTGCCGTGGACGGTCAACCCCGAGGTGATCGGCACCGTGGTCGGGCTGGGCTGCCGCGTGCTCAGCGAGACCCCGCCCGCTCCCGACATCGCCGGCCTGCACCGGCTGTGGGACCAGGTCGGAGCGGGCGGCCAGGTGCAGGTCGCCGAGCAGTACCTGCGCCTGCCGGGGCACGCCGCACGGTCGGCCCTGCTGCAACGGGGAGTCATCGGCGAGCCGACGTCGGTGCAGGTTTCCTCAACACACACCTACCACGCGATCGCCATGATGCGCGGACTGCTCGGAGCCCGAACGGCTCCGGCCACGGTCTCGGCCCGACGGTTCCAAGCGCCGCTGGTCGACCCCTTGACCCGCGCCGGCTGGACCCACGACGAGCAGCCGAAGCCGGCGGGTACGGTCATCGCCACGCTGGAATTTCCCGCCGGCACCGGGTTGTACGACTTCACGGACAACCAGTGGCACAACCAGTTGCGGCACCGGCGCATCGTGATCCGGGGCAGTCGGGGCGAGATCGCCGACGACGACGTGGTCTACCTCGCCGGGCCCGAAGCGATCCTGCGGTCGAAGCTGATCCGCAGCCAGCTCGGTCATGACCTGAACCTGGACGGATACGACACCGAACACATCAGCTTCAACGGCGAGATCGTCTTTCGTAACCCGATGCTCGGCCATCGATTGATGGACGAGGAGATCGCCATCGCCTCAGTGCTGCGCGACACCGCCCGGTGGTCGGTCGACGAAGGCCCGGCGCCGTACCCACTGGCCGAGGCCTGTCACGATCACCGCCTCGGTCTGGCGATCGACGAATCGGTGGCCACCGGCCAGGACGTCCGGGTCGACACCGAGCCGTGGATGGCGCAGCTGGGACCGCGAGCCTGA